ACCACTTAGTTTGAGAGATTATGGATAACTCAGTCGATGAAGCAATGGCAGGGTTTGCAAACAAAATTATATTAACTATTACTAAAGAAGGAGAAATCATCGTTCAAGATAATGGACGTGGTATTCCTGTTGGTATTCAAGCTGACTCAGGGAAATCAGCTTTAGAACTAGTTTTTACTCAGTTACATGCTGGGGGAAAATTTGATTCAGATTCATATAAAATTTCAGGAGGACTACACGGGGTTGGTGCTTCAGTAGTTAATGCCTTATCTTTATATGTTGATGTTGAAGTTAAGCGTGAAGGTAAAATTCATCATCAAGTATTTAGTGGTGGGGGAACTCAACAAACTGAAATTGAAATTATTGGTGAAACAAATGAAACTGGAACAACTGTTAGATTTAAACCAGATCCAGAAATCTTTTTAGAAGGAACTGAATTTGATTATGAAACAATTAGAAACAAAGTTAAACAACTTTCATATTTAAATAAAGGTTTAGTAATCGAGCTAAACGATTTAAGAATTGATAAACATGTAGAGTATCATTTCCCAAACGGTATCTTGGATTATGTAAAAGAAAAAAATGAAACAAAAGTTAAGATTAACCCAAGCATTTTCTATGTTGATGATAAACATGATGATATTGAAGTAGAAGTTGCATTACAATACAACGCTGAATATCAAGAAAACTTAATTACATTTGTTAACAATATTAATACTCATGAAGGTGGAACACACGAAGATGGTTTAAGACAATCTTTAGTTAGAGTTATTAACCGTTATGCTGAAAAAGTTGCAACTGGTAACAAACCAGCTGCCAAATACTCATGAGATGATATTAAAGAAGGAATGGTATGTATAGTTTCAATTAGACATACTGATCCACAATATGAAGGGCAAACTAAAACAAAATTAGCTAACCCTGATGCTAAAAAAGCTGTTGATGCGGTTGTTGGTGATGCATTTGAAGAATTCTTATTAAAATCACCTGAAGATGCAAAAGCAATTATTGATAAAAATGCAAATGCTCAAAAAGCTAGAATAGCTGCGCAAAGAGCTAGAGAAGAAACTAGAAGAAAATCAGCTCTTGATACATTCTCACTTCCTGGTAAATTAGCAGACTGTGAAAGTAAAGATCCAGAAATTGCTGAACTTTACTTAGTCGAAGGGGATTCAGCCGGAGGTTCAGCAAAAACTGGACGTAACCGTAGATTCCAAGCTATCTTACCTTTAAGAGGGAAAGTATTAAACGTTGAACGTGTTGCCGAAGTTAGAGCTTTTGCAAATAATGAAATTAAATCAATTGTTACAGCAATTGGTACAGGTATTAAAGAAGATATCGATTTATCAAAATTAAGATACGGAA
This is a stretch of genomic DNA from Mesoplasma coleopterae. It encodes these proteins:
- the gyrB gene encoding DNA topoisomerase (ATP-hydrolyzing) subunit B — protein: MAEQNYGAESIKVLKGLEAVRKRPGMYIGSTSKAGLHHLVWEIMDNSVDEAMAGFANKIILTITKEGEIIVQDNGRGIPVGIQADSGKSALELVFTQLHAGGKFDSDSYKISGGLHGVGASVVNALSLYVDVEVKREGKIHHQVFSGGGTQQTEIEIIGETNETGTTVRFKPDPEIFLEGTEFDYETIRNKVKQLSYLNKGLVIELNDLRIDKHVEYHFPNGILDYVKEKNETKVKINPSIFYVDDKHDDIEVEVALQYNAEYQENLITFVNNINTHEGGTHEDGLRQSLVRVINRYAEKVATGNKPAAKYSWDDIKEGMVCIVSIRHTDPQYEGQTKTKLANPDAKKAVDAVVGDAFEEFLLKSPEDAKAIIDKNANAQKARIAAQRAREETRRKSALDTFSLPGKLADCESKDPEIAELYLVEGDSAGGSAKTGRNRRFQAILPLRGKVLNVERVAEVRAFANNEIKSIVTAIGTGIKEDIDLSKLRYGKIVIMTDADVDGAHIRTLLLTFFYRYMKQLVVDGHVYIAQPPLYKIEAGKKVAYAYSDVELEELKAGDFKDSRFTIQRYKGLGEMDPIQLWETTMDPEKRTMLQIKLEDAAIANEVFSDLMGEDPELRRNYIQENAEFVENIDF